One window from the genome of Cyclobacterium amurskyense encodes:
- a CDS encoding FG-GAP repeat domain-containing protein, with amino-acid sequence MRNNKIQSLWVIFLCLLLHSSCGGPREKEAIQKQMERNVISGKELSKKHCQSCHLYPEPSELDKKTWERSVLPLMGRLFGVYESEVPRSKILEGAINRKAVEESNMFPETPSISSEDWQKIKDYYLAEAPEVLNQTIWEANEIGHLEGFEMVEPEENGKLQNITFLKTAPNQKGIYIGGASGKRGSLTILNNANKISQMIPLPSAPTDIAFGKDELSISLAGSLRLSPGKNKFGDLITLLRNPGELHYSSFRKFLSQLNRPVQTVFEDVTDNGLNDILVAEFGYYTGSLTLFENSGNPEHPYKKTTLKNVAGAIHAVVKDMNGDGKKDIVALFAQGDEGISIFYNEGEGQFTEERVLRFPPTYGSVSFDLVDFNKDGHLDILYGNGDNGDYPPIAKPYHGLRIFENDGKNNFKQVYFFPMNGVNKCAAADFDQDGQIDIVAIAYFPDFNLSGRQDFVYLKQESPYAYQPKILNTKLDARWITFEIGDIDLDGDLDLLLGSNGKYDNKANPSEELKKLNGPMLILQNLEIQH; translated from the coding sequence ATGAGAAATAATAAAATCCAATCGCTATGGGTAATTTTCTTGTGCCTTTTGCTTCACTCTTCCTGTGGAGGACCAAGGGAAAAGGAAGCTATCCAAAAGCAAATGGAAAGGAATGTCATCTCAGGGAAAGAACTGTCAAAAAAACATTGCCAAAGCTGTCATTTGTATCCAGAACCATCTGAACTAGATAAAAAAACCTGGGAGCGGTCGGTATTGCCTTTGATGGGGAGGTTGTTTGGGGTTTATGAATCCGAGGTACCAAGAAGTAAAATCCTCGAAGGAGCTATTAACAGAAAGGCCGTTGAGGAAAGCAATATGTTTCCTGAAACACCTAGCATTTCCTCTGAAGATTGGCAAAAAATCAAAGATTATTATTTAGCAGAAGCGCCCGAAGTCTTGAATCAAACAATTTGGGAGGCAAATGAAATTGGCCATTTGGAAGGTTTTGAAATGGTAGAACCAGAAGAAAATGGAAAGCTCCAAAACATTACGTTCTTAAAAACAGCTCCCAATCAAAAAGGCATCTATATTGGAGGTGCTTCTGGGAAGCGAGGGTCATTGACCATTTTAAATAATGCCAACAAAATTTCTCAAATGATCCCTCTTCCTTCTGCCCCGACAGATATTGCATTTGGAAAGGATGAGCTATCCATCTCCCTGGCAGGTTCGCTTAGGCTTTCCCCGGGAAAGAACAAATTTGGAGATTTGATCACCTTGTTAAGAAATCCTGGAGAACTTCACTATTCATCTTTCAGAAAATTCTTAAGCCAACTGAACCGGCCTGTTCAAACAGTTTTTGAAGATGTGACTGACAATGGGCTTAATGATATACTTGTAGCAGAATTTGGGTATTATACCGGATCCCTTACCTTGTTTGAAAATTCAGGCAATCCGGAACACCCTTATAAAAAAACCACCTTAAAGAATGTAGCGGGAGCCATTCATGCGGTTGTAAAAGACATGAACGGAGATGGGAAAAAGGACATTGTCGCCCTCTTTGCGCAAGGAGATGAAGGGATTTCCATCTTTTACAATGAGGGAGAAGGTCAATTTACCGAAGAAAGGGTTCTCCGGTTTCCTCCTACTTATGGTTCCGTATCTTTTGATTTGGTAGATTTTAACAAGGATGGACACCTGGACATTCTTTATGGGAATGGGGACAATGGAGATTATCCTCCCATAGCAAAACCCTATCACGGGCTAAGAATATTTGAAAATGATGGGAAAAATAACTTTAAACAGGTTTATTTTTTCCCAATGAATGGAGTTAATAAATGTGCCGCAGCAGATTTTGATCAGGATGGCCAAATTGATATTGTGGCAATAGCCTATTTCCCGGACTTTAATTTATCCGGCAGGCAGGATTTCGTTTACCTAAAGCAAGAAAGCCCATATGCTTATCAGCCTAAAATTTTAAACACCAAATTGGATGCCAGGTGGATTACTTTTGAAATTGGTGATATTGATTTAGATGGAGACTTGGATTTGCTACTTGGATCTAATGGCAAATACGACAATAAAGCCAATCCTTCAGAAGAACTTAAAAAACTTAATGGCCCTATGCTAATATTACAAAATTTAGAAATACAGCACTAA
- a CDS encoding zinc-binding metallopeptidase family protein, with the protein MKLFQCGHCRQLTFFENTHCSHCQSSLGFDPISLDLLALKESNGHFTTKDEAKVAFRFCENNKLDACNWLIPHASNDRFCRACSLNRVIPDLVNSAYKKRWIKIEQAKHRLVYALLRWNLPFFPWEESSGKGLGFEFKASQQQENVLTGHASGIITMNIAEADDVERAMARKQMDEVYRTVLGHFRHEIGHYYWEVLIAETDWLEKFRSIFGDESISYSDALDTHYSKGAPDNWQENFISAYASAHPWEDWAESWAHYLHMVDTLETANAFGLSINPKLTGMHDIVSTQFSEDAYGYIDFSMLLNQWTSLSLALNSLNRSMGLPDPYPFVISSPVSKKLAFIHELIHSLDLDTQQNA; encoded by the coding sequence ATGAAACTTTTCCAATGTGGCCATTGCCGGCAGCTGACATTTTTTGAAAATACCCATTGTAGCCATTGTCAGTCCTCATTGGGTTTTGATCCAATTAGTTTGGACTTGCTAGCACTTAAAGAATCCAATGGCCATTTTACCACAAAGGATGAAGCCAAAGTTGCCTTTCGCTTTTGCGAAAACAATAAGCTAGACGCCTGCAACTGGTTGATACCCCATGCGTCCAATGATCGATTTTGCAGGGCTTGTTCGCTAAATAGGGTTATACCGGATTTGGTTAATTCTGCTTATAAGAAAAGGTGGATAAAAATCGAACAAGCCAAACACAGATTGGTATATGCCTTATTGCGTTGGAATCTTCCCTTTTTTCCGTGGGAAGAATCTTCAGGGAAAGGACTGGGTTTTGAGTTTAAAGCCAGTCAACAGCAGGAAAATGTGTTGACTGGTCATGCTTCCGGTATTATTACCATGAACATCGCAGAGGCTGACGATGTAGAACGTGCCATGGCTAGAAAACAAATGGACGAAGTTTACAGGACTGTTTTGGGGCATTTCAGACATGAAATCGGTCATTATTATTGGGAGGTATTGATCGCAGAAACGGACTGGCTGGAAAAATTCCGGTCTATTTTTGGAGACGAAAGCATATCCTACTCCGATGCGTTGGATACACATTACAGTAAGGGGGCACCAGACAACTGGCAGGAGAACTTTATTTCTGCGTATGCCAGTGCACACCCATGGGAAGATTGGGCAGAGTCTTGGGCACATTACCTGCACATGGTGGACACGCTGGAGACTGCTAATGCTTTTGGCTTGTCCATAAACCCCAAACTAACGGGGATGCATGATATTGTTTCCACTCAATTTTCGGAGGATGCTTACGGTTATATTGATTTCTCAATGCTCCTCAATCAATGGACTTCATTGTCTTTGGCCTTAAACAGCTTGAATAGGAGCATGGGCCTTCCAGATCCATATCCTTTTGTCATTTCATCCCCAGTTAGCAAAAAGCTTGCATTTATTCATGAACTTATCCATAGCTTGGATTTGGATACTCAACAAAATGCTTAA
- a CDS encoding FecR family protein has product MRYKDYELVDFLVDEFFILWVKNPDKNTQHFWEKWLIEHPEKRDTVFKAISIIRSVGYEEGENMSDSTYIDIFENIVNADKDQKTISQITKGESINSWLKNIAAMIIFGFCGWMGYYHAFLYTTPTPVLTESFVIKRNTSSGNRSLITLADSSKVYLNSSSEISYPSNLGSGDRWVKLTGEGFFEVKKNGKPFTVLIEDTKIEVLGTSFNVKVEEDKLSVALLTGKVMVKDKRGNQVALSPDEMLIMEKSGDLYKSDFDSLEVIGWKDNVLVFKSDSFEECRKKIEDWFGVELILIGKIRKGWVYTGTYKNESLENVLKGVNITSGLKFSLEDKKVKLYN; this is encoded by the coding sequence ATGAGGTATAAAGACTATGAATTAGTAGATTTTCTTGTAGATGAATTTTTTATCCTTTGGGTAAAAAATCCTGACAAGAATACCCAGCATTTTTGGGAAAAATGGCTGATAGAACATCCTGAGAAGCGAGACACTGTATTCAAGGCTATTTCTATCATCAGGTCTGTCGGTTACGAGGAGGGCGAGAATATGAGTGATAGCACCTATATTGATATTTTTGAAAATATAGTAAATGCAGACAAAGACCAAAAGACAATAAGTCAAATTACTAAGGGAGAATCAATAAATAGTTGGCTAAAGAATATAGCTGCAATGATCATTTTTGGCTTCTGTGGATGGATGGGATACTATCACGCCTTCCTTTATACTACACCTACTCCTGTATTAACTGAATCTTTTGTAATTAAGAGAAATACAAGTTCGGGAAATCGCTCCTTAATTACTTTAGCAGATAGTAGTAAGGTCTATTTAAATTCTTCCAGTGAAATTTCTTACCCTTCCAACTTAGGCAGTGGCGATCGATGGGTAAAGTTAACTGGTGAAGGATTTTTTGAAGTGAAGAAAAATGGAAAACCTTTCACTGTATTAATAGAAGATACTAAAATTGAGGTTTTAGGTACTTCATTTAATGTGAAAGTGGAGGAAGATAAATTATCAGTAGCCTTATTGACCGGAAAGGTGATGGTAAAAGATAAAAGAGGTAATCAGGTAGCATTAAGTCCAGATGAGATGCTAATAATGGAAAAAAGTGGGGATCTGTACAAAAGTGATTTTGACAGTCTTGAAGTAATAGGGTGGAAAGACAATGTATTGGTTTTTAAATCTGATTCTTTTGAGGAATGTAGAAAAAAAATTGAAGACTGGTTTGGAGTAGAACTAATCCTTATTGGAAAAATTCGAAAGGGTTGGGTTTACACTGGTACTTACAAAAATGAAAGTCTGGAGAATGTATTAAAAGGAGTAAATATTACTTCCGGGCTAAAATTTAGTCTCGAAGATAAAAAAGTTAAATTATACAACTAA
- a CDS encoding FAD-dependent oxidoreductase produces MDRRNFIRLSSLGTLITGSGIAASCVYKNANSEGENFADIAVIGGTPAGIMAAIAAARMGSKVILTEYHSHLGGMTTSGLGKSDIENKEAIAGLFKEFTEKVLQYYTGKYGENSKEVLLCKEGYYYEPSVAELVFNQMIAEEKNIKVLFNYQIEEAEMKSEKISRLRFKDRTSGDTRFLKAEVFVDATYEGDVFALAGAVYRLGREGKEEFNEAHAGHIFFDFNEKAFLEGGSGEEDSRLPAYTYRLCMTDDPANSYVLTEPPHGYDRNNYVEYFNDLKDGRLSAPKVFKEGHGYYSDHFDTMVRVFSFTEIPNRKYDVNINPRPLGFPFVGENYAYPETDWAARERIFKRHRELTLGLIYFVQNDPEIPEEHRNLAMKYHLPKDEFTDNEHFPWQLYIREARRLKGMYTLTENDVTLREDAQRTTVFEDTIITGEFPIDSFPVSKVPSKDNKVLEGYIGMYEISPYQIPYRILVPEKVLGLIVPVAASTTHVAYSTVRMEPLWMGIGQVAGIAAHMSRELQVEIKDVPVLELQNILIKNHQILTYFKDIDRADKAFDAVQFWGTKGFFDSYLARTQEHLSTEDCKLWLGIFEEITNNPEITIDAELNNNGQVVSISVLQKTLQTMNKSDGKNLQPESWLYEKRALKSNVLRGEACMAMYQLYQETELAKDKNT; encoded by the coding sequence ATGGATAGAAGAAATTTTATAAGATTAAGTTCATTAGGAACCCTAATTACGGGTAGTGGAATAGCTGCTTCATGTGTATATAAAAATGCCAATTCGGAAGGGGAAAACTTTGCTGATATTGCTGTGATAGGTGGAACACCTGCAGGAATAATGGCGGCAATTGCAGCGGCAAGAATGGGCTCTAAAGTAATCCTTACCGAATACCATTCCCACTTAGGCGGGATGACCACAAGCGGATTAGGCAAAAGTGATATAGAAAACAAAGAGGCCATTGCTGGTCTTTTTAAGGAATTCACCGAAAAGGTCCTGCAATACTATACAGGCAAATACGGAGAAAACTCCAAAGAGGTCCTCCTTTGCAAAGAAGGCTATTATTATGAACCATCGGTTGCCGAACTGGTATTTAATCAAATGATAGCGGAAGAGAAAAACATCAAGGTGCTATTCAATTACCAAATAGAAGAAGCCGAGATGAAATCTGAAAAAATTTCCAGATTAAGGTTTAAGGACCGTACCAGTGGAGACACTCGATTTCTAAAGGCTGAGGTATTTGTTGATGCTACCTATGAAGGAGATGTTTTTGCCCTTGCGGGTGCAGTTTATCGCTTGGGAAGGGAAGGAAAAGAGGAATTTAATGAAGCACATGCCGGCCATATATTCTTTGATTTCAATGAAAAAGCATTTTTGGAAGGGGGCAGTGGTGAAGAAGATAGCAGGTTGCCTGCCTACACCTATCGCTTGTGCATGACGGATGATCCAGCAAACAGCTATGTACTTACTGAACCTCCTCATGGCTATGACAGAAACAACTATGTGGAATATTTTAACGATTTAAAGGACGGAAGATTAAGTGCACCCAAAGTGTTTAAAGAAGGGCATGGTTATTATTCAGATCACTTTGATACAATGGTCCGGGTTTTTTCCTTCACCGAAATACCCAATCGAAAGTATGATGTTAACATCAATCCAAGACCATTGGGATTCCCATTTGTGGGAGAAAATTACGCTTATCCTGAAACCGACTGGGCTGCTCGAGAAAGAATATTCAAGAGACATAGAGAACTGACCCTAGGCTTGATTTACTTTGTTCAGAATGATCCGGAAATTCCGGAAGAACACAGAAACCTGGCCATGAAATACCACTTGCCCAAGGATGAATTTACAGACAATGAACACTTCCCTTGGCAATTGTATATCCGCGAGGCCAGGAGATTAAAAGGAATGTACACCCTCACCGAAAATGACGTTACCCTTCGCGAGGATGCCCAAAGAACCACGGTTTTTGAAGACACCATTATTACAGGTGAATTTCCAATTGACAGCTTTCCAGTTTCCAAAGTTCCATCAAAAGACAATAAAGTATTGGAAGGCTATATAGGGATGTATGAAATCTCTCCTTACCAGATTCCCTACAGGATTCTGGTTCCTGAAAAAGTCCTGGGATTGATTGTTCCGGTGGCGGCATCCACTACACATGTTGCCTATTCTACCGTAAGAATGGAACCCTTATGGATGGGAATTGGCCAGGTTGCAGGTATCGCTGCCCACATGTCCAGAGAATTGCAGGTAGAAATTAAGGATGTACCTGTGCTAGAACTCCAGAACATTTTAATTAAGAACCATCAAATCCTGACTTACTTTAAGGACATAGACAGGGCGGATAAAGCTTTTGATGCGGTACAGTTTTGGGGTACCAAAGGATTTTTTGATTCCTATTTGGCAAGGACACAGGAGCATTTATCAACTGAAGATTGTAAGCTGTGGCTGGGCATTTTCGAAGAAATCACCAATAATCCAGAAATCACCATCGATGCCGAGCTGAACAATAATGGCCAAGTTGTGTCAATTTCAGTCCTACAGAAAACCCTTCAAACCATGAATAAATCCGATGGAAAAAATCTTCAGCCGGAGTCCTGGTTATATGAAAAAAGAGCACTTAAATCCAACGTCCTACGAGGGGAAGCCTGCATGGCCATGTACCAATTGTATCAGGAAACTGAATTGGCTAAAGACAAAAACACTTAA
- a CDS encoding RNA polymerase sigma factor: MKSIIKKNNYSIQPEVSSFHLEPLELEKEKSDREIWKAFDKGDELAFNFIYRTYVKKMFHYGSQVTKDVELIKDCIQNIFIYLRRRRGTLGEVLCIKAYLFKILTREIVKNLKVEKLSETRYEEIKEQFFPISICPESILIKRESELANKLLVSEALQKLTSRQRQAILLLYEEGMSYKQVAETMEFSDVKSARKIVYRAMAMLKEYLIDQKEKSKV; this comes from the coding sequence ATGAAATCTATAATTAAAAAGAATAATTATTCAATTCAGCCTGAGGTATCATCTTTTCATCTAGAACCTCTTGAATTGGAAAAAGAGAAATCAGATAGAGAAATTTGGAAAGCTTTTGATAAAGGGGATGAATTGGCTTTTAATTTTATTTATCGGACCTATGTCAAAAAGATGTTTCATTATGGTTCTCAGGTTACTAAGGATGTTGAGTTGATAAAAGATTGTATACAAAATATTTTCATTTACCTACGAAGAAGAAGAGGAACTTTAGGAGAGGTATTATGTATAAAAGCTTACTTGTTTAAAATTTTAACAAGGGAAATTGTAAAGAATTTAAAGGTTGAAAAGCTATCTGAAACAAGGTATGAAGAAATAAAGGAGCAATTTTTCCCAATTTCAATCTGCCCTGAATCTATATTGATAAAAAGGGAAAGCGAGTTGGCAAACAAATTATTGGTAAGTGAAGCCCTTCAGAAGTTAACGAGTAGGCAACGTCAAGCTATATTATTATTGTATGAAGAAGGCATGAGTTATAAGCAAGTGGCCGAAACAATGGAGTTTAGCGACGTGAAATCAGCCAGAAAAATTGTGTATAGGGCAATGGCCATGCTTAAGGAATACCTAATTGACCAGAAAGAAAAATCAAAAGTGTGA
- a CDS encoding exo-alpha-sialidase, whose translation MTTKASALGIVFIALLFSQLISCTHKKENTTIEDYPDPVNNPSSKIMLMGDWFEHPHDIDFDNLPKIPSAHALVSDVTAEGVNHPTFSEAKTSGGVNQHSYITFYEGKYWLMWSDGPGVEDRVGQVVKYATSPDGLSWSKTDFLTSYPEGSGPESEHYNTRTEKGKRWISRGFWQRDGELLALASLDEAAGFFGPSLELWAYKWNGASNSWEEKGVVYKNAINNFPPKLLPTGEWLMSRRAYDYKESGIEFLLGGIKGFDQWESYPVTGSTAEMDPEEPYWWVLPDGKNLMALFRDNRKSGYLYRAFSIDNGRTWSNPVRTNFPDARSKFNGLRLNDGRYVLVSNPHPERRDPLTLAISDDGMVFTKMGYLTGGRHIDYPHVIEQDGHLLIAFAGSVKQKIEVLKVKITDLDKLEMPPLKK comes from the coding sequence ATGACCACAAAAGCATCAGCCTTAGGAATAGTATTTATTGCCCTTTTATTTTCACAATTAATCAGTTGCACGCATAAAAAGGAAAATACCACAATTGAAGATTACCCGGATCCAGTAAACAATCCTAGCTCCAAAATAATGCTAATGGGAGACTGGTTTGAGCACCCCCATGATATTGATTTTGATAACCTCCCCAAAATCCCTTCCGCACATGCACTAGTTAGTGACGTGACGGCGGAAGGCGTAAACCACCCAACTTTCTCGGAAGCAAAAACAAGTGGTGGTGTTAATCAACATTCCTATATCACTTTTTACGAAGGCAAGTACTGGCTGATGTGGAGCGATGGCCCTGGTGTCGAAGACAGGGTTGGGCAGGTAGTGAAATATGCTACTAGTCCAGATGGACTTAGCTGGTCTAAAACTGATTTTCTTACCTCTTACCCGGAAGGATCGGGTCCAGAATCAGAACATTACAATACCCGAACTGAAAAAGGGAAACGCTGGATTTCTCGTGGTTTCTGGCAAAGAGATGGGGAACTTCTGGCCCTGGCATCCCTTGATGAGGCAGCAGGCTTTTTTGGTCCAAGCCTGGAGCTTTGGGCTTATAAATGGAATGGTGCCTCCAATTCATGGGAAGAAAAGGGAGTAGTTTATAAAAATGCCATCAACAATTTCCCTCCAAAACTTCTGCCTACCGGAGAATGGCTAATGTCCAGAAGAGCTTATGATTATAAAGAATCCGGCATTGAATTTTTGCTTGGTGGAATTAAGGGCTTTGATCAATGGGAATCCTATCCCGTAACAGGCTCTACCGCAGAAATGGATCCTGAAGAGCCCTATTGGTGGGTGCTGCCTGACGGAAAAAACCTGATGGCACTCTTTAGAGACAATAGGAAAAGTGGCTACCTGTACAGGGCGTTCTCCATAGACAATGGACGGACATGGAGCAATCCCGTTCGAACGAATTTCCCCGATGCCCGATCAAAATTCAATGGCTTAAGATTAAACGATGGCAGGTATGTATTGGTCTCTAATCCACATCCTGAAAGAAGAGACCCTCTCACATTGGCCATTAGCGATGATGGCATGGTATTTACCAAAATGGGTTACCTGACTGGTGGCAGACACATCGATTACCCACATGTGATTGAGCAAGATGGCCATTTGCTTATTGCCTTTGCTGGATCAGTAAAGCAAAAAATAGAAGTATTAAAGGTTAAAATCACTGATCTGGATAAGCTGGAAATGCCTCCCTTGAAAAAGTAA
- a CDS encoding Gfo/Idh/MocA family protein, with the protein MKNNRREFIKVAGMAGAGIVVGASRSKAETPKTQVHKQSFNMHGYAAPKMDRVRMGLIGVGSRGSGTLNRFASIENVDIIALCDILPGNIEKALKTIEGYGHNPDTYTDGEEAYKALCDRNDIDLIYIATPWKFHAPIAVYAMERDKHVYTELPVGISLEECWQVVETSERTKKHCFMGCGSCHDGMAATILNMARDGFFGELIHGEGNYIHDRVNGPDRWERDADNWFGYRPWRLKENVGRNGNLYPQHGLGPVAQMMDLNYGDQMEYLVSISSGDFTMAPKMKELAESDSYFEPYEGLKYRGNMNTTLIRTFKGRTIMLQHDISSPRPGSRFQLISGSKGIYEARPPRIAISEDYMEESEFKALVEKYTPKMTRTFQEKVSQAGGIKGSRSYERVTASDWRLIDCLRNGLPLEMDVYDAALWTAVTPLSEASVAQQGKTMKVPDFTSGAWKTNKRGMDISLKEGGTTNLV; encoded by the coding sequence ATGAAAAATAACCGCAGAGAATTTATCAAAGTTGCCGGTATGGCTGGTGCTGGTATTGTTGTAGGTGCCAGTAGGTCAAAGGCTGAAACCCCAAAAACGCAGGTACACAAGCAATCTTTTAACATGCATGGTTATGCCGCACCAAAAATGGACAGGGTGCGGATGGGTTTAATTGGCGTGGGCAGTCGGGGTTCAGGAACATTAAACCGTTTTGCAAGTATAGAAAACGTAGACATTATTGCGCTGTGCGACATTCTTCCCGGAAATATTGAAAAAGCACTTAAGACGATAGAAGGTTATGGACACAATCCGGACACCTATACAGATGGTGAAGAAGCTTACAAAGCGCTTTGTGACCGCAATGACATAGACCTGATCTACATTGCAACCCCATGGAAGTTCCATGCTCCCATAGCCGTATATGCCATGGAAAGAGACAAGCATGTTTATACCGAATTGCCAGTAGGTATTTCCCTTGAAGAATGCTGGCAGGTGGTGGAAACTTCAGAAAGGACGAAAAAGCATTGCTTTATGGGTTGTGGGTCTTGTCATGACGGAATGGCAGCCACCATTTTAAATATGGCAAGAGATGGTTTCTTTGGGGAATTGATTCATGGCGAAGGCAATTACATTCATGATAGGGTAAATGGACCGGACAGGTGGGAGCGGGATGCCGACAATTGGTTTGGTTATCGCCCATGGCGCTTAAAGGAAAATGTAGGCAGAAATGGCAACCTTTATCCTCAACATGGTCTTGGACCAGTGGCCCAGATGATGGACCTCAATTACGGCGATCAAATGGAATACCTGGTATCTATTTCCAGTGGTGACTTTACCATGGCGCCAAAAATGAAGGAATTGGCTGAAAGTGATTCTTATTTCGAACCCTATGAGGGGCTTAAATACCGGGGAAACATGAATACAACCCTGATTCGTACTTTTAAAGGGAGAACCATCATGTTGCAACATGACATCAGTTCACCTAGACCTGGTTCCAGGTTTCAGCTAATCAGTGGTTCTAAAGGCATCTATGAAGCCCGCCCACCTAGAATTGCGATTAGTGAGGATTACATGGAAGAAAGTGAATTCAAAGCGTTGGTGGAAAAATACACCCCAAAGATGACAAGGACTTTCCAGGAAAAAGTATCACAAGCTGGTGGAATCAAGGGAAGCAGATCTTACGAAAGAGTAACGGCCAGTGATTGGCGCCTAATTGACTGTCTAAGAAATGGATTGCCTTTGGAAATGGATGTGTATGATGCAGCCTTGTGGACAGCTGTTACTCCTTTGAGTGAAGCATCAGTAGCCCAACAGGGGAAGACCATGAAAGTTCCTGACTTTACCTCAGGTGCTTGGAAAACCAATAAACGAGGCATGGATATCAGTTTAAAAGAAGGTGGAACAACCAATTTAGTATAA